One segment of Terriglobia bacterium DNA contains the following:
- a CDS encoding phenylalanine 4-monooxygenase, producing MKANDDLSAYEKAAATGQDPRIVPISLDGPVPEGDAIPYPEYPATDQETWRILYRRQRDQLPERACDEYLEGLRLMRFPEDRIPALKDVGRVLAGATSWQIARIPGLLHEKDFFAFLARRVFPSTDYIRPRHELDYTPAPDLFHDLFGHTPMITLPAFADFYQKIGQVALRAEGKNRRRLERFYWFTVEFGMIRTAAGLRIYGNGIVSSFSEAQHSLTDAVEVRPFDPGEIVEQDYDVWHLQPLLYAIESFEQLADGFDYWARGERLL from the coding sequence ATGAAAGCGAACGACGATCTCTCCGCCTACGAGAAGGCCGCCGCGACCGGCCAGGACCCTCGGATCGTGCCGATCTCCCTCGACGGGCCGGTGCCGGAAGGGGACGCGATCCCGTACCCGGAGTACCCGGCGACCGACCAGGAGACCTGGCGGATCCTCTACCGGAGGCAGCGCGACCAGCTCCCGGAGCGCGCGTGCGACGAGTACCTCGAGGGGCTCCGGCTGATGCGGTTCCCCGAGGATCGGATCCCCGCGCTCAAGGACGTCGGCCGCGTCCTCGCGGGCGCGACCTCCTGGCAGATCGCGAGGATCCCCGGCCTCCTCCACGAGAAGGACTTCTTCGCGTTCCTCGCTCGCCGCGTCTTTCCCTCGACGGACTACATCCGCCCGCGCCACGAGCTGGACTACACGCCGGCCCCCGACCTGTTCCACGACCTGTTCGGCCACACGCCGATGATCACGCTCCCCGCGTTCGCCGACTTCTACCAGAAAATCGGGCAGGTCGCGCTCCGAGCGGAGGGGAAGAACCGGCGGCGCCTCGAGCGGTTCTACTGGTTCACGGTGGAGTTCGGGATGATCCGCACGGCGGCGGGGCTCAGGATCTACGGGAACGGGATCGTCTCGTCGTTCTCGGAGGCTCAGCACAGCCTGACCGACGCGGTCGAGGTGCGGCCTTTCGATCCCGGCGAGATCGTGGAGCAGGACTACGACGTCTGGCACCTCCAGCCGCTGCTCTACGCCATCGAGTCGTTTGAGCAATTGGCGGACGGGTTCGATTACTGGGCGAGGGGAGAGCGGCTATTGTAG